In Desulfovibrio sp. 86, the following proteins share a genomic window:
- the fliW gene encoding flagellar assembly protein FliW: MARNKEIEIETRLGRRSIDAEKVVHFPRGLAGFENERDFILLQIRPEAPLLILQSTSNPVVGLLVADPYSFMDKTAYAPALGEAEKQLLQIADLEETAVLVTVSIPAGQPEAAVLNMAGPIIINSQARLGLQVPQCGDGPQQIYMHSLKPVDSEAPAEAGGTAPAE, encoded by the coding sequence ATGGCACGAAACAAAGAAATAGAGATCGAAACCCGCCTCGGGCGGCGTAGTATCGATGCCGAAAAGGTTGTGCATTTTCCACGCGGTCTGGCCGGATTTGAAAATGAAAGAGATTTCATTCTGCTGCAAATCCGCCCCGAGGCTCCTCTGCTTATTTTGCAGAGTACAAGCAACCCCGTGGTTGGCTTGCTGGTGGCTGATCCCTACAGCTTTATGGACAAGACCGCGTATGCCCCCGCCCTGGGCGAGGCCGAAAAGCAGCTTCTGCAAATAGCGGATCTGGAAGAAACAGCCGTTCTGGTGACAGTTTCCATTCCTGCCGGGCAGCCAGAGGCGGCCGTGCTCAACATGGCCGGGCCCATTATCATCAATTCCCAGGCCCGCCTGGGGCTTCAGGTGCCGCAGTGCGGCGATGGCCCGCAGCAGATTTACATGCACAGTCTCAAACCAGTGGACAGCGAAGCGCCTGCGGAAGCAGGCGGAACCGCCCCGGCGGAGTAG
- the csrA gene encoding carbon storage regulator CsrA, which yields MLILTRRPGESLYLGENIRITVLGMQGKQVKLGLEVPGDTTVYREEVYKRVVEENRRALETSNNDLMVAAELWHETKK from the coding sequence ATGCTGATACTGACGCGTCGCCCTGGTGAAAGCCTTTATCTCGGCGAGAACATACGCATAACCGTTCTGGGTATGCAGGGCAAACAGGTCAAGCTTGGCCTGGAAGTGCCGGGCGACACCACCGTTTACCGCGAAGAAGTGTACAAGCGGGTTGTGGAAGAAAACCGCCGCGCTCTTGAAACCAGTAACAACGACCTCATGGTGGCTGCTGAATTATGGCACGAAACAAAGAAATAG
- a CDS encoding flagellin N-terminal helical domain-containing protein: MAIRVTQSSMYNTMVGQMQKNLSAYMESNEQGSTQKKINRPSDDPAGTYRVLMTRDDISDTKQYQSNCDTAEGWLKLADDVLGTQLSTTMTKLKSLMEQAATGTTADQRTLIASEAKEIFGQILNLSNTQFNDKSIFAGQRYDQNAFEQSLGLTSWDTNWNNDISKGNYTIEGASNTSMMVQFTSTGNLDDTAPPLTYRWSKDGGTTWNTATMDPASAPRTLVADGVTITMKQNMAVTAADTSLGAGAKNGTLVYIRPTAVYQGDDNDPPPEMTVMGGPSGLKTSASGAFGNNVLVRIDAVPSVDLSTTGTPFAYSYSLDSGSTWVTATAQTAGGGKVRLPVPGGYMDMDASSAGSTVIDKGTQVLIHPARANLNLEIMKGTYIAANNVGKDIFGGYYDGKPAIDGNANLFEIAGDFISYCENNNQEGCQKSLAAIEVAQQNILSQVARIGGLENRVSMAKDVLSFQKVDQEERLSYTEDIDLTDLMAKLTRQQLTYQTVLQSSSMIMQMSLAKYL; this comes from the coding sequence ATGGCCATCAGAGTGACACAAAGCTCCATGTACAATACCATGGTGGGGCAGATGCAGAAGAACCTTTCTGCATATATGGAAAGCAATGAGCAGGGCTCCACGCAAAAGAAAATCAACCGCCCCTCCGATGATCCCGCAGGAACCTACCGTGTGCTCATGACCAGGGACGATATCAGCGACACCAAGCAGTACCAGTCCAATTGCGATACTGCCGAAGGGTGGCTCAAGCTGGCGGACGACGTTCTTGGCACGCAGTTGAGCACAACCATGACCAAGCTCAAAAGCTTGATGGAGCAGGCCGCCACCGGGACCACAGCCGACCAGCGCACGCTTATCGCTTCGGAAGCCAAGGAGATTTTTGGCCAGATTCTCAACCTGTCCAATACCCAGTTCAACGACAAGAGTATTTTTGCAGGGCAGCGCTACGACCAGAACGCCTTTGAGCAGAGCCTTGGCCTGACCAGTTGGGACACCAACTGGAACAACGATATCAGCAAGGGAAACTACACCATTGAGGGCGCGAGCAATACCTCCATGATGGTGCAGTTTACCAGCACGGGCAATCTGGACGACACCGCGCCTCCTTTGACCTACCGCTGGTCCAAGGACGGCGGCACAACCTGGAATACCGCTACAATGGATCCTGCTTCGGCGCCCCGCACCCTGGTGGCCGACGGCGTGACCATCACCATGAAGCAGAACATGGCCGTCACCGCTGCGGACACAAGTCTTGGGGCCGGAGCCAAGAACGGCACGCTCGTGTACATCCGCCCCACGGCCGTGTATCAGGGCGACGACAACGATCCCCCGCCGGAAATGACCGTCATGGGCGGCCCCAGCGGGCTGAAGACATCAGCCAGCGGCGCTTTTGGCAACAACGTGCTGGTGCGCATAGATGCGGTTCCCAGTGTGGATCTGTCCACCACGGGCACGCCCTTTGCCTATTCATACAGTCTGGACAGCGGCAGCACCTGGGTTACGGCTACGGCGCAGACTGCGGGCGGCGGCAAAGTGCGCCTGCCCGTGCCCGGCGGCTATATGGATATGGACGCGTCCTCTGCGGGCAGCACCGTCATAGACAAGGGCACGCAGGTGCTTATCCATCCCGCGCGCGCCAACCTGAATCTGGAAATCATGAAGGGCACGTATATTGCCGCCAATAACGTGGGCAAGGATATTTTCGGCGGCTACTATGATGGCAAGCCCGCCATTGATGGCAATGCCAACCTGTTTGAAATCGCGGGTGACTTTATTTCTTACTGCGAGAACAATAATCAGGAGGGCTGCCAGAAAAGCCTGGCTGCCATTGAAGTGGCGCAGCAGAATATTCTCAGTCAGGTGGCCCGCATCGGCGGCCTGGAAAACCGCGTCAGCATGGCCAAGGACGTGCTGAGTTTTCAAAAGGTAGACCAGGAGGAACGTTTGAGCTATACCGAGGACATCGATCTTACCGATCTGATGGCCAAGCTCACGCGGCAGCAGTTGACGTACCAGACGGTGCTTCAATCTTCATCGATGATTATGCAAATGAGCCTTGCCAAGTACTTATAA
- the flgK gene encoding flagellar hook-associated protein FlgK, with the protein MLSGLLNMGQTALNASQAWISVTGSNIANADTPGYSRRYVDQRDAGTLTAKPGGEGMGVNAQQILRFFDAFLERSYVRQSTNSSRWTEQDTVLSSVENLFNESNRSGISSSMNAFFKGWQDLTKLPDNNAYRQSLLSYADNLSDMFSSTTASLKAVQSEMDVSIKQSVDRINTLAKGIADLNRQITSNTVDGVSNPNALLDQRDQMVRELGTLVDVETIDNGKGNFTVQLTTGQPLVQAQSVNELKVMGPNAENHLTVGSAYTGKVEFQGSDSHEYTVEILNGGNVGDTPPPSFRVSLDGGKTWLRDESGKELHYDITDVDGDGKVDPVQVKNLKISFTEKTNFTAGDKFDIMPKSGLCWIEPTRGPQNVTPQTYFDGSENKNRVTGGKLTAYYTVRDDNCGRYLDELDAVSSSLIWEVNRLHSQGTGTELLTYVQGTQQVQSALQPLGSAQSILPYADKLQSGNLNIYFYDQTTGDFRPTASGSNSLDFSSITPPGTVNFDPSVHTLKDVCDVINSSFPDSSAPGVNMLKASIQDGKLLIESNPASNVKFAMGVDSTGLMAALGINSFFTGDNASNMAVNSQLHSNVNLIAAGAVNGQNQANKGDGSTATAIGALATKDVTISTTWKTVSNQSLGEYYATLVTTVGADRRLSKTNSEYHTSLTTDLQDRVTSVTGVNLDEEMSNLIKYQHSYTAAAKLITTADQMLQTLLGLKQ; encoded by the coding sequence ATGCTCAGCGGTCTGCTTAACATGGGCCAGACGGCGCTCAATGCGTCCCAGGCATGGATATCCGTCACTGGCAGCAACATCGCCAATGCCGACACTCCGGGCTATTCCCGTCGCTATGTGGATCAGCGCGACGCGGGCACCCTTACCGCCAAGCCCGGCGGCGAAGGCATGGGCGTCAACGCCCAGCAGATACTGCGCTTTTTTGACGCGTTTCTTGAGCGCTCCTATGTGAGGCAGTCCACCAATTCTTCCCGCTGGACAGAGCAGGATACCGTGCTCAGTTCGGTTGAAAACCTGTTCAACGAGTCCAACCGGTCGGGCATAAGCTCGTCCATGAATGCCTTTTTCAAGGGATGGCAAGATCTTACCAAACTCCCGGACAATAATGCCTATCGTCAGAGCCTGCTTTCCTATGCCGACAACCTGAGCGACATGTTCAGCAGCACCACGGCAAGCCTCAAGGCCGTTCAGAGCGAAATGGACGTGTCCATCAAGCAGTCGGTGGATCGTATCAACACCCTGGCCAAGGGCATTGCCGACCTTAACAGGCAGATCACGAGCAATACCGTTGACGGCGTGAGCAATCCCAATGCCCTGCTTGACCAGCGCGACCAGATGGTGCGCGAGCTGGGCACGCTTGTGGATGTGGAAACCATCGACAACGGCAAGGGCAACTTCACCGTGCAGCTCACCACCGGGCAACCGCTGGTGCAGGCGCAGAGCGTCAACGAACTCAAGGTCATGGGGCCGAACGCCGAGAATCATCTTACAGTTGGCTCTGCCTACACGGGCAAGGTGGAGTTTCAGGGTTCCGACAGCCACGAGTACACCGTTGAGATCCTCAATGGCGGCAACGTCGGCGACACGCCGCCGCCGAGCTTTCGCGTTTCGTTGGACGGCGGCAAAACCTGGCTGCGCGACGAGAGCGGCAAAGAACTGCACTATGATATCACCGACGTTGACGGCGATGGCAAGGTAGATCCCGTACAGGTCAAGAATCTCAAGATATCCTTCACCGAGAAGACCAACTTCACCGCTGGCGACAAGTTCGACATCATGCCCAAGAGCGGCCTGTGCTGGATAGAGCCCACACGCGGCCCCCAGAACGTCACGCCGCAGACCTATTTTGACGGTTCGGAAAACAAGAACCGCGTCACCGGCGGCAAGCTGACCGCCTACTATACCGTGCGCGACGACAACTGCGGCCGCTATCTTGATGAGCTGGACGCCGTATCCTCTTCTCTTATCTGGGAGGTCAACCGCCTGCACAGCCAGGGAACCGGCACGGAACTGCTGACCTATGTCCAGGGCACACAGCAGGTGCAGAGCGCCCTGCAGCCCCTTGGATCGGCCCAGTCCATCCTGCCGTATGCCGACAAGCTCCAGAGCGGCAACCTCAATATCTATTTTTACGACCAGACCACCGGGGATTTCCGGCCAACGGCTTCCGGCTCCAATTCGCTGGATTTCAGCTCCATCACGCCTCCCGGCACGGTGAATTTCGATCCGAGCGTGCATACGCTTAAAGACGTGTGCGACGTCATCAACAGCAGCTTCCCCGACAGCAGTGCGCCGGGCGTCAACATGCTCAAGGCCAGCATTCAGGACGGCAAGCTGCTTATCGAGTCCAATCCTGCCAGCAACGTCAAATTCGCCATGGGCGTGGACAGCACGGGGCTCATGGCCGCGCTTGGCATCAACTCCTTTTTTACGGGCGACAACGCGTCCAACATGGCCGTCAACAGCCAGTTGCACTCCAATGTCAACCTCATAGCGGCCGGGGCCGTCAACGGGCAGAATCAGGCCAACAAGGGCGACGGGTCAACGGCAACGGCCATCGGGGCGCTCGCCACCAAGGACGTGACCATTTCGACCACCTGGAAAACCGTGTCCAACCAGAGCCTTGGCGAATACTACGCCACGCTGGTAACCACGGTGGGCGCGGACAGGCGGCTCTCCAAAACCAATTCGGAGTACCACACCTCCCTGACCACGGATCTTCAGGACCGCGTAACTTCCGTAACAGGGGTGAATCTGGACGAAGAAATGTCCAACCTCATCAAGTACCAGCACTCCTATACGGCGGCGGCCAAGCTTATCACAACCGCCGACCAGATGCTGCAAACCCTGCTTGGTCTCAAGCAATAG
- the flgN gene encoding flagellar export chaperone FlgN, with protein sequence MHTTVHTSLIRQSKALALLCELMEEEYQTLLGHNTDAVVALEFSIQELIRQLAAEKATVMKALAGVRVKEYAATLPQAEGAALLDMLTVIDRAEQGAARQATRNSQLSLALLDQSSRTLVALTSQVMPPKAETYGRRGGMRPHGHPEAALISGRL encoded by the coding sequence ATGCATACGACAGTCCATACATCCCTGATCCGGCAAAGCAAGGCCCTGGCCCTGCTGTGTGAACTTATGGAAGAAGAGTATCAGACGCTTCTTGGCCATAATACGGACGCCGTGGTGGCGCTGGAATTTTCCATTCAGGAGCTTATTCGCCAGTTGGCGGCGGAAAAGGCCACGGTCATGAAGGCCCTGGCTGGCGTGCGCGTCAAGGAATACGCCGCGACGCTTCCGCAGGCCGAAGGCGCTGCGCTGCTGGATATGCTGACCGTCATAGACAGGGCCGAGCAGGGAGCCGCGCGTCAGGCCACGCGCAACAGCCAGCTTTCTCTGGCCCTGCTGGACCAGAGCAGCCGCACTCTTGTTGCGCTGACAAGCCAGGTCATGCCGCCCAAGGCAGAAACCTACGGCCGCCGGGGCGGCATGCGCCCTCACGGCCATCCCGAAGCCGCGCTTATTTCAGGGAGGCTCTAA
- a CDS encoding rod-binding protein, producing the protein MTSPLTTGLVPHEASGAEVSRREVQSRLAGVGNLNGKKMTEADKEKKLRDACEGFESIFIQKMWQEMRNTLPKTNMLQGREEQYWQSMYDQELAKSMTAAGGIGLADMMYAQLSRNLVSASRGTASAKTSSASAFVPQVASVLPQGADASDQATGQDGNQGQAGHTAMRGRSPIPSVYDGIAPVQDMGESMQIQVLPAGTGSAQAALAAAGQPASQPPLVVAPPEVEQALAALRARKEAAAKQEEQRVPNMNTGLNMARAAQFEAGSKLGAHAVLPRTHLSEPARNAAGNGQSASMTQSRQAAQAQQAAQALDMQMRMAQSMGTPAAIQAAMQTSQTGQTSQTGQPGPIGPLVEMAPGQEHGQTFAQTSGQAGMQGVMQAGIPVPRPQQTSQPAGGVITPGPVMAAGQEAAQEPHIQKVRYTTNVPPDQRKTSASDIMHSLAVENAAGSQQGQQHGPQQAGQSAVGAALPGQPAAAGHEGAQQPQLQKVRYTTNVPPGQRKTSASDILRNSSVDAVGPNSRAGAGLAAYHAQQAGQPLQAAPGQPQAPATIQPLQAPTQSQAGQPAPVLVGQSAAGESVTPVPPQALQAPQLPQPTGGYGIPPLTAMDLRR; encoded by the coding sequence ATGACCTCGCCTCTTACCACAGGGCTTGTGCCGCATGAGGCCAGCGGGGCTGAAGTGTCCCGCCGCGAAGTCCAGTCCCGCCTGGCTGGCGTGGGCAACCTCAATGGCAAAAAAATGACGGAAGCGGACAAGGAAAAAAAGCTGCGCGACGCCTGCGAAGGCTTTGAATCCATATTTATCCAGAAAATGTGGCAGGAGATGCGCAATACCCTGCCCAAGACCAATATGCTTCAGGGGCGTGAAGAACAGTACTGGCAGAGCATGTATGATCAGGAACTGGCCAAATCCATGACAGCGGCCGGAGGTATTGGCCTGGCGGACATGATGTATGCCCAGCTTTCGCGCAATCTCGTTTCGGCCAGCCGTGGCACGGCCTCGGCCAAAACAAGCAGCGCGTCGGCTTTTGTGCCGCAGGTCGCTTCGGTACTGCCGCAGGGTGCAGATGCGTCCGATCAGGCGACAGGGCAGGACGGGAATCAGGGCCAGGCGGGCCACACCGCCATGCGCGGCAGATCGCCCATCCCCTCCGTGTATGACGGCATTGCTCCTGTGCAGGATATGGGCGAATCCATGCAGATTCAGGTGCTGCCCGCTGGTACGGGTTCTGCCCAGGCCGCGCTTGCGGCAGCGGGGCAGCCCGCGTCCCAGCCGCCTCTTGTGGTTGCTCCGCCCGAAGTGGAGCAGGCCCTGGCCGCCCTGCGGGCGCGTAAGGAAGCCGCCGCGAAGCAGGAGGAGCAGCGCGTTCCCAATATGAATACGGGTCTGAACATGGCCCGCGCCGCTCAGTTTGAGGCGGGCAGCAAGCTGGGAGCGCATGCGGTGCTGCCGCGCACGCACCTTAGCGAACCTGCCCGTAACGCCGCCGGAAACGGGCAGTCTGCCTCGATGACCCAATCCCGGCAGGCGGCGCAGGCACAGCAGGCCGCGCAGGCGCTGGATATGCAGATGCGCATGGCGCAGAGCATGGGCACGCCCGCCGCCATACAGGCCGCCATGCAGACCTCCCAGACGGGCCAGACTTCCCAGACAGGCCAGCCAGGCCCCATCGGGCCTCTGGTGGAAATGGCCCCCGGCCAGGAGCATGGGCAGACTTTCGCGCAAACCTCCGGGCAGGCCGGTATGCAGGGGGTGATGCAGGCGGGCATTCCCGTGCCGCGCCCGCAGCAGACTTCCCAGCCCGCAGGCGGCGTCATAACGCCTGGGCCGGTCATGGCCGCCGGGCAGGAAGCCGCGCAGGAACCGCATATCCAGAAGGTGCGCTACACCACCAATGTGCCGCCCGACCAACGCAAGACTTCAGCCAGCGACATTATGCACAGTCTCGCGGTTGAAAACGCGGCAGGGTCGCAGCAGGGGCAGCAGCACGGGCCGCAACAGGCCGGTCAGTCCGCCGTGGGCGCGGCATTGCCGGGGCAGCCCGCTGCCGCCGGACATGAGGGCGCACAACAGCCGCAGCTTCAAAAGGTGCGGTACACCACCAATGTGCCGCCCGGCCAGCGCAAGACCTCAGCCAGCGACATTCTGCGCAACAGCAGTGTGGACGCCGTTGGCCCCAACAGCCGCGCGGGAGCGGGACTGGCCGCCTATCATGCGCAGCAGGCCGGGCAGCCGCTTCAGGCTGCGCCTGGGCAGCCACAGGCCCCGGCCACCATACAGCCGCTGCAAGCCCCAACGCAGAGCCAGGCCGGACAGCCCGCGCCGGTATTGGTCGGTCAGTCCGCAGCAGGCGAATCCGTAACGCCGGTGCCGCCGCAAGCCTTGCAGGCTCCGCAGTTGCCCCAGCCCACAGGAGGCTATGGCATTCCGCCCCTGACGGCCATGGATCTGCGGCGCTGA
- a CDS encoding flagellar basal body P-ring protein FlgI, which translates to MKLTILRNPVLWIFTAALLISMVLPAQAVRIKDIANFSGVRDNQLIGYGLVVGLGGTGDKKDSVFTMSSMKNMMDRMGIGVDSSALKTKNVASVMVTARMPVSAKPGTRLDVTVSSVGDATSLLGGVLLQTALKGVDGKIYTLAQGSLTVGGFSSQGKAASVSKNISTVGIIPGGGIVERGIPFEFNQQDKLTLHLRTADFSTAQQVAERVNGAMGGPFARAVDDMSITMDIPAQYRNNMVPLMASIENLDVSPDTSAKVVVDEKTGTVVLGRDVRIMRTAVAHGNLQITVQEGQQVSQPGPFSQGQTVVTPTTETNVREENRHLVIVEGATLQELVDGLNSIGATPRDLISILRTMQVSGALLAELEVI; encoded by the coding sequence ATGAAATTGACAATCTTGCGCAATCCCGTCCTGTGGATATTCACAGCAGCCTTGCTGATCAGCATGGTTCTTCCGGCGCAGGCCGTGCGCATCAAGGATATTGCCAACTTTTCCGGCGTCCGTGACAACCAGCTCATAGGCTATGGCCTGGTGGTGGGTCTGGGGGGCACGGGCGACAAGAAAGACTCGGTCTTCACCATGAGTTCCATGAAAAACATGATGGATCGCATGGGCATTGGCGTGGATTCTTCTGCGCTCAAGACCAAGAACGTGGCCTCGGTCATGGTTACGGCCCGCATGCCGGTGTCGGCCAAGCCTGGCACGCGCCTTGACGTTACCGTGTCTTCCGTGGGCGACGCCACATCCCTTCTGGGCGGCGTGCTGCTGCAAACGGCCCTCAAGGGCGTGGACGGCAAAATATATACCCTGGCACAGGGCTCGCTGACCGTGGGCGGTTTTTCCAGTCAGGGCAAGGCGGCCAGCGTCAGCAAAAACATCAGCACCGTGGGCATCATTCCTGGCGGCGGCATTGTTGAACGCGGCATCCCCTTTGAGTTCAACCAGCAGGACAAGCTCACCCTGCACCTGCGCACCGCTGACTTCAGCACCGCGCAGCAGGTGGCCGAGCGCGTCAACGGCGCCATGGGCGGCCCCTTTGCCCGCGCTGTCGATGACATGTCCATTACTATGGATATCCCCGCCCAGTACCGGAACAACATGGTCCCTCTCATGGCTTCCATCGAAAATCTCGACGTCAGCCCGGACACCTCCGCCAAGGTGGTGGTGGACGAAAAGACGGGCACCGTGGTGCTCGGACGCGACGTGCGCATCATGCGCACCGCCGTGGCTCACGGCAATTTGCAGATAACCGTGCAGGAAGGGCAGCAGGTGTCGCAGCCCGGGCCTTTCTCGCAGGGACAGACAGTGGTGACCCCCACGACGGAAACCAATGTGCGCGAAGAAAACCGTCATCTGGTTATTGTGGAGGGCGCGACCCTTCAGGAACTGGTGGACGGACTGAACTCCATCGGGGCCACACCCCGCGACCTTATTTCCATCCTGCGCACCATGCAGGTTTCCGGTGCGCTGCTGGCGGAGCTGGAGGTAATATAA